The following proteins are co-located in the Hydractinia symbiolongicarpus strain clone_291-10 chromosome 7, HSymV2.1, whole genome shotgun sequence genome:
- the LOC130649082 gene encoding crossover junction endonuclease EME1-like: MDDLATSSLRKRIQNRLNSVKDVVPSLKSIPFDKEESSSDESDIDDNITLEECAKFINGRKNHKENSFTNLTEQKTLKQKNINLKDVISQKLEDKKGKANLDQNNSTCDSLTKLRNNDNVQLVPILVPNVESNHSEQNNNDNPMQKKKMTDEEKKLAKQQKEKEKLEKRKERERLRMEKAMEKEMQKAIKKVHTLNNRNERKDECMERILAVIDPCLIQEKGGANILKALQDLNVRYEMKELPVTSCIGWMRESVDYSLKGQSEISKSSRYVEEEHVIYKMTAAEVAARINAELKELNGEETLNDLLLTLKREYKKKKITLVVTGMNAYHRFVKTKENQRFRDQALGVEPNAKKRKKTNDVPLLTKEDVEDAFVALQCTQSVFVRFSEDMEQFSLFIASFTKSIAEAPFKKSDETSLRFHFSTASGKSSVKIASDGHGILEVWNQQLQQFYGVRHDTSVAITQVYPTPLSLMKAYKNASDNEGPKLLQDIEIRRGIGVLQTQRRVGPELSKRIHKLFTSRDGNEILAR; this comes from the exons ATGGATGATTTAGCTACGTCAAGTCTACGCAAAAGAATTCAGAATCGTTTAAATTCTGTTAAAGATGTTGTGCCTTCCTTGAAATCTATTCCATTTGATAAAGAGGAAAGTTCAAGCGACGAAAGTGATATTGACGATAATATCACATTGGAAGAGTGTGCAAAATTTATAAACGGGCGGAAAAACCATAAAGAAAATTCTTTTACAAATTTGACGGAACAGAAGACTCTAAAACAAAAGAACATTAACTTAAAGGATGTTATATCGCAGAAGTTAGAAGACAAGAAGGGGAAGGCTAACTTAGACCAAAATAATTCCACATGTGACAGCTTGACTAAACTTCGAAACAACGACAATGTTCAGCTTGTTCCAATCTTGGTACCAAATGTTGAATCAAACCATAGCGAACAGAATAACAATGATAACCCAATGCAAAAGAAGAAAATGACAGACGAAGAAAAAAag CTGGCAAAACAAcagaaagaaaaagagaaattgGAGAAAAGAAAAGAGAGGGAAAGGTTACGTATGGAAAAAGCCATGGAGAAAGAAATGCAAAAAGCAATTAAAAAG GTTCATACTTTAAACAATCGAAATGAAAGAAAAGATGAATGTATGGAg AGAATCTTAGCTGTCATTGATCCATGTCTCATTCAAGAGAAAGGTGGTGctaatattttgaaagcattacAAGACCTTAACGTGCGCTATGAGATGAAAGAGTTGCCTGTCACATCTTGTATTGGATGGATGAGAGAAAGTGTTGATTACAGCTTGAAAGGTCAGTCAGAG ATTTCAAAATCATCTCGTTATGTGGAAGAAGAACATGTCATCTACAAAATGACTGCTGCTGAAGTCGCTGCAAGGATTAATGCTGAATTGAAA GAACTAAATGGCGAAGAAACTCTGAACGATCTATTGTTGACATTGAAACGTGAatacaagaagaaaaaaataacattagttGTGACAGGCATGAACGCGTATCACAG GTTTGTGAAAACGAAAGAAAATCAGCGTTTTCGCGATCAAGCGTTGGGAGTGGAACCAAATGCGAAGAAGAGAAAGAAAACGAATGACGTGCCATTGTTAACAAAAGAAGATGTTGAAGATGCTTTTGTGGCTTTGCAATGTACTCAGAGTGTTTTTGTACGGTTTAGCGAAGACATGGAGCAGTTTAGTCTGTTCATCGCTTCTTTTACAAAGTCCATCGCTGAAGCTCCCTTTAA AAAATCTGACGAAACATCTCTCCGCTTTCATTTTTCAACCGCATCTGGCAAATCTTCAGTTAAG atCGCGAGCGATGGTCATGGTATTCTAGAGGTTTGGAACCAACAATTGCAACAATTTTACGGTGTTCGACATGATACCTCAGTAGCGATCACACAAGTGTACCCAACCCCTCTCTCTTTAATGAAG GCGTACAAAAATGCATCAGATAATGAAGGTCCGAAACTGCTTCAAGACATCGAG ATACGACGTGGGATAGGTGTATTGCAAACTCAGCGGAGGGTTGGGCCCGAATTATCAAAAAGAATACATAAATTATTCACATCAAGAGATGGAAATGAAATTTTAGCTCGATGA
- the LOC130648941 gene encoding 4-galactosyl-N-acetylglucosaminide 3-alpha-L-fucosyltransferase FUT6-like translates to MSYLISNEIKMNKIRFYTKILFILVVFLIYQKLNFFSHQKFEDVKLQLLYQSNLYIEQKPAKIILVWNDLYGQENWGFSRTPYKDFRDMNCYQTNCLVTDDKSKITEADALMFLGDHLGMTIYPNVTRPKNQRWVFVEGEAPCGAWMNHFQKWESAFNWTQTYKLDSDIPMLYGDYCRRKQPKPLDVDSIVKPKRKLATWFVSNCYYTSERRFYIKELMKYMPIDVYGGCSFMFNQSNICHKNETERCLKLIEKNYKFYFSFENSLEKDYITEKYFKVLQMNVVPVVRGDGNYSAVGPPYSFINTNDFKTPKDLADYLKYLDKNDNEYVKYLRWKGTYKIDRLDKSCWKVEPSWCKLCRKVNNPYEVVSHYKNITKWFGTCRKATDINRNFYKKEVKNTEEKREEDTKKIR, encoded by the coding sequence ATGTCTTACCTAATCTCAAATGAAATCAAGATGAACAAAATTCGATTTTACACGAAGATTCTCTTCATTctcgttgtttttttaatttaccaaaAGCTCAATTTTTTTAGTCACCAGAAATTCGAGGATGTTAAATTACAGTTATTATATCAAAGCAATTTATATAtcgaacaaaaacccgcgaaaatCATACTCGTGTGGAATGATTTATATGGACAAGAAAATTGGGGGTTCAGTCGGACACCGTACAAAGATTTCAGGGACATGAATTGTTATCAAACAAATTGCTTAGTAACCGATGATAAAAGTAAAATCACAGAAGCTGATGCCCTCATGTTTCTTGGAGATCATCTAGGGATGACCATATATCCCAACGTGACGAGACCTAAAAATCAACGTTGGGTATTTGTAGAAGGGGAAGCTCCTTGTGGTGCTTGGATGAATCATTTTCAGAAATGGGAAAGCGCTTTTAATTGGACTCAAACTTACAAATTAGATTCTGATATACCGATGTTATATGGGGATTACTGCAGAAGAAAACAACCAAAGCCGCTAGATGTGGATAGCATCGTTAAACCTAAACGAAAATTAGCTACATGGTTTGTTTCGAACTGTTATTATACAAGCGAGAGGCGATTTTACATCAAAGAGTTAATGAAATACATGCCCATAGATGTCTATGGAGGTTGTAGTTTTATGTTTAACCAAAGTAATATATGTCACAAGAATGAAACCGAAAGGTGTTTAAAATTAATTGAGAAAAATTACAAGTTTTACTTCAGTTTTGAAAACAGCCTTGAAAAAGATTACATAacagagaaatattttaaagtattaCAGATGAATGTGGTCCCTGTGGTGAGAGGGGATGGAAATTATTCAGCTGTGGGGCCGCCATATTCTTTTATCAATACAAATGATTTTAAAACTCCAAAAGACTTAGCTGattatttgaaatatttagataaaaatgatAACGAATATGTAAAATATCTGAGATGGAAAGGAACTTATAAAATAGACCGTCTTGACAAATCATGCTGGAAAGTTGAGCCATCATGGTGCAAGTTATGTAGAAAGGTAAACAACCCATACGAAGTAGTCTCTCAttacaaaaacataacaaaatggTTTGGGACGTGTAGAAAAGCAACAGATATAAATCgcaacttttataaaaaagaagtcaaaaatacagaagaaaaaagagaagaagatacaaaaaaaattagataa
- the LOC130649084 gene encoding MRG/MORF4L-binding protein-like: MWTPDLEVNLFHALKGHKPTGINRFFHMACIHHKLATSCELKDLTPNHIWAHLKDMYNLDTLNELDELPFPNGVVDFSLPEEMTNPEFMMSAPCSPATSVASTDDSTGVPSRPSNLNLTNLKNSSFLSTPESLASPKRKRNARQAQLLSNSQPSSPAGTPSSSAKRRR; the protein is encoded by the coding sequence ATGTGGACTCCAGACTTAGAAGTAAACTTGTTCCATGCTTTAAAAGGCCACAAGCCAACTGGGATTAATCGATTTTTTCATATGGCTTGCATTCATCACAAACTTGCCACAAGTTGTGAATTAAAAGACCTTACACCAAATCACATCTGGGCTCATCTGAAGGATATGTACAATTTAGACACATTGAATGAATTAGATGAATTACCATTTCCTAATGGTGTTGTCGATTTTTCATTGCCAGAAGAGATGACCAACCCTGAGTTTATGATGTCTGCTCCTTGCTCGCCTGCAACTTCTGTAGCATCGACCGATGACAGCACTGGAGTTCCTTCAAGGCCAAGCAATTTAAATTTAACGAATCTTAAAAATAGTAGTTTTCTATCTACACCAGAAAGTTTAGCTTCACCAAAACGAAAAAGAAATGCAAGACAAGCACAACTCTTGTCCAATTCTCAGCCGTCTTCACCTGCTGGTACACCTAGTTCTTCTGCTAAAAGGCGTCGATAG